In Hyalangium gracile, the following are encoded in one genomic region:
- the rpsO gene encoding 30S ribosomal protein S15 — MSLHQERKSELVTKFRTHETDTGSPEVQVALLSERINMLTEHFKTHKKDHHSRRGLLKLVGQRRRLLDYLKTKDTARYRKLIEGLGIRK; from the coding sequence ATGTCGTTGCATCAGGAGCGTAAGTCAGAGCTGGTCACGAAGTTCCGGACCCACGAGACGGACACCGGGTCTCCCGAGGTGCAGGTGGCGCTGCTGTCCGAGCGCATCAACATGCTCACCGAGCACTTCAAGACCCACAAGAAGGACCACCACTCTCGGCGCGGTCTGCTGAAGCTGGTCGGTCAGCGCCGTCGGCTCCTGGACTACCTCAAGACCAAGGATACCGCGCGGTACCGCAAGCTCATCGAGGGCCTCGGCATCCGCAAGTAG
- the pnp gene encoding polyribonucleotide nucleotidyltransferase: MLKKTVKIGDSELSIEVGRMAKQADGAVVVRYGDTMLLVTAVSAKEKKDVDFLPLTVEYQEKLYSAGRIPGSYFKREGRLTEKETLASRLVDRSCRPLFPEGYAYETQVIASVISADPENEGDIHGITGASAALWVSDIPFNGPIAGIRVGRVDGKFVANPTHKQREQSDIDLVMAVSREAIVMVEGGAEEVSEADMVAALEFGKQAVQPALDIQDELRRELNKQVRAYEKLPSVDEGLKAKVRELAWDGIVKGYTIKEKAARYDALGKAKKEAVAKLKEQLGEGFTPTVEKHAKAVVEDLKYEHMRQITVDGGRIGGRGHDEVRKITCEVGVLPRTHGSALFTRGETQALVVTTLGTSEDEQRLELLGGMAFKRFMLHYNFPPFSVNETKPLRGPGRREVGHGALAERALRNMAPKSDSFPYTIRIVSDILESNGSSSMASVCGGTLALMDAGVPIKAPVAGIAMGLVKEGEKIAILSDILGDEDHLGDMDFKVCGTTKGITSIQMDIKITGLTTEIMSRALEQARQGRIHILGEMLKAMPEARKEISQYAPRITTIQIRPEYIKNVIGPGGKVIKDIIARTGASINIEDSGRVDIASANGDSVKAAIAMIQALTREAEIGKIYTGTVRKIAEFGAFVELFPGTDGLIHISELSDKRVKSVSDVLKEGDEVLVKVVSIDKTGKIRLSRKEAMAERAAAQQQAATPPAGDGAPAPTQPNAKA; this comes from the coding sequence ATGCTGAAGAAGACCGTCAAGATTGGTGACAGTGAGCTGAGCATCGAGGTCGGCCGCATGGCCAAGCAGGCCGATGGCGCCGTCGTGGTGCGCTACGGCGACACGATGCTGCTCGTCACCGCGGTGAGCGCCAAGGAGAAGAAGGACGTCGACTTCCTCCCGCTCACGGTGGAGTACCAGGAGAAGCTGTACTCGGCCGGCCGCATCCCCGGCAGCTACTTCAAGCGCGAGGGCCGGCTCACGGAGAAGGAGACGCTGGCCAGCCGCCTCGTGGACCGCTCCTGCCGCCCGCTGTTCCCCGAGGGCTACGCGTACGAGACGCAGGTCATCGCCAGCGTCATCTCCGCGGACCCGGAGAACGAGGGTGACATCCACGGGATTACGGGCGCCTCCGCGGCGCTGTGGGTGTCCGACATCCCGTTCAACGGCCCCATCGCCGGCATCCGCGTGGGCCGCGTGGACGGCAAGTTCGTGGCCAACCCCACGCACAAGCAGCGCGAGCAGAGCGACATCGACCTGGTCATGGCGGTGAGCCGCGAGGCCATCGTCATGGTCGAGGGTGGCGCCGAGGAGGTGTCCGAGGCGGACATGGTGGCCGCGCTCGAGTTCGGCAAGCAGGCCGTGCAGCCCGCCCTGGACATCCAGGACGAGCTGCGCCGCGAGCTGAACAAGCAGGTGCGCGCCTACGAGAAGCTGCCCTCCGTGGACGAGGGGCTCAAGGCCAAGGTGCGTGAGCTGGCCTGGGACGGCATCGTCAAGGGCTACACCATCAAGGAGAAGGCGGCTCGCTACGACGCGCTCGGCAAGGCCAAGAAGGAGGCCGTGGCGAAGCTCAAGGAGCAGCTGGGCGAGGGCTTCACCCCCACCGTGGAGAAGCACGCCAAGGCGGTGGTGGAGGACCTGAAGTACGAGCACATGCGGCAGATCACCGTGGACGGAGGCCGTATCGGCGGCCGCGGCCACGACGAGGTCCGCAAGATCACCTGCGAGGTGGGCGTGCTCCCGCGCACCCACGGCAGCGCGCTGTTCACCCGCGGCGAGACGCAGGCCCTGGTCGTCACCACGCTGGGCACCAGCGAGGACGAGCAGCGGCTGGAGCTGCTGGGCGGCATGGCCTTCAAGCGCTTCATGCTGCACTACAACTTCCCGCCGTTCAGCGTGAACGAGACCAAGCCGCTGCGCGGCCCGGGTCGTCGCGAGGTGGGTCACGGCGCGCTGGCCGAGCGGGCGCTGCGCAACATGGCGCCCAAGAGCGACAGCTTCCCGTACACCATCCGCATCGTGTCGGACATCCTGGAGTCCAACGGCTCCTCTTCCATGGCCTCGGTGTGCGGCGGCACGCTGGCGCTGATGGACGCGGGCGTCCCCATCAAGGCGCCGGTGGCCGGCATCGCCATGGGCCTGGTGAAGGAGGGCGAGAAGATCGCCATCCTCTCGGACATCCTCGGTGACGAGGACCACCTGGGCGACATGGACTTCAAGGTGTGCGGCACCACCAAGGGCATCACCTCCATCCAGATGGACATCAAGATCACCGGCCTCACCACGGAGATCATGAGCCGCGCGCTGGAGCAGGCGCGTCAGGGCCGCATCCACATCCTGGGCGAGATGCTCAAGGCCATGCCCGAGGCGCGCAAGGAGATCAGCCAGTACGCCCCGCGCATCACCACCATCCAGATCCGTCCCGAGTACATCAAGAACGTCATCGGGCCGGGCGGCAAGGTCATCAAGGACATCATCGCCCGCACGGGCGCCTCGATTAACATCGAGGACTCGGGCCGGGTGGACATCGCCAGCGCCAACGGCGACTCGGTGAAGGCCGCCATCGCGATGATCCAGGCGCTCACCCGCGAGGCGGAGATCGGGAAGATCTACACCGGCACGGTGCGGAAGATCGCCGAGTTCGGCGCCTTCGTGGAGCTGTTCCCGGGCACCGACGGCCTCATCCACATCTCCGAGCTGTCCGACAAGCGCGTGAAGAGCGTGTCGGACGTGCTGAAGGAGGGCGACGAGGTGCTGGTGAAGGTCGTCAGCATCGACAAGACGGGCAAGATCCGCCTGTCTCGCAAGGAGGCCATGGCCGAGCGCGCCGCCGCTCAGCAGCAGGCCGCCACGCCTCCGGCCGGCGACGGGGCTCCCGCTCCCACCCAGCCGAACGCCAAGGCCTGA
- a CDS encoding M23 family metallopeptidase — MFSRNARGLLDFLMAALCLWTAWHHTPAGALVRRGAAWAFNSRSTARPLLAYYDGVSSSGVTPSALVPEAPPVRPLSEVETLAYGTHLALKGLQPKARKPALGLAMELGIPTESLLDAAQGPDATRKLLEGLAGEFPSEEARLTAVFAGRIPARYAQERVSAVGGPFTLEELSRQLPPGYEDATVAATQALALTTAFGLKWPVPEATRVSSPFGYRIHPTLGTRKLHTGVDLSVPQGTEVRVVEDGTVRRASEDAVNGRVLIIDHGRGVTTAYCHNSELLVKVGQRVKSGDVIAYSGNTGRSTGPHLHYQLELSSQPVDPLRFRSGSRAVATGSQL, encoded by the coding sequence GTGTTCTCTCGCAACGCACGCGGCCTGCTCGACTTCCTGATGGCCGCCCTGTGTCTGTGGACCGCCTGGCACCACACGCCCGCGGGCGCGCTGGTGCGGCGAGGCGCGGCCTGGGCCTTCAACTCCCGGAGCACCGCCCGCCCGCTGCTGGCCTACTACGATGGGGTGAGCAGCTCCGGGGTGACGCCCTCCGCGCTCGTCCCGGAGGCGCCACCCGTGCGCCCCCTCTCCGAGGTCGAGACGCTCGCCTACGGCACGCACCTGGCGCTCAAGGGCCTCCAGCCCAAGGCGCGCAAGCCCGCGCTGGGGCTCGCCATGGAGCTGGGCATCCCCACCGAGTCGCTGCTGGACGCGGCGCAGGGGCCAGACGCCACGCGCAAGCTCCTCGAGGGCCTGGCCGGGGAGTTCCCCAGCGAGGAGGCCCGGCTCACCGCCGTGTTCGCGGGGCGCATCCCCGCGCGCTATGCCCAGGAGCGCGTGTCGGCCGTGGGAGGCCCGTTCACGCTGGAGGAGCTCTCCCGGCAGCTCCCGCCCGGCTACGAGGACGCCACGGTGGCGGCGACCCAGGCGCTGGCGCTCACCACCGCGTTCGGGCTGAAGTGGCCCGTGCCGGAGGCCACGCGCGTCTCCAGCCCGTTCGGCTACCGGATCCACCCCACGCTGGGCACTCGGAAGCTGCACACGGGCGTGGACCTCAGCGTGCCCCAGGGCACGGAGGTCCGCGTGGTGGAGGATGGCACCGTGCGCCGCGCCAGCGAGGACGCGGTGAACGGCCGGGTGCTCATCATCGACCATGGCCGCGGCGTCACGACGGCCTACTGTCACAACTCCGAGCTGCTGGTGAAGGTGGGCCAGCGCGTGAAGAGCGGGGACGTCATCGCCTACTCGGGCAACACGGGCCGCTCCACCGGCCCGCACCTCCACTACCAGCTGGAGCTCTCCTCCCAGCCCGTGGACCCGCTGCGCTTCCGCTCCGGCTCGCGCGCCGTGGCCACCGGCTCCCAGCTCTGA